A window from Kribbella jejuensis encodes these proteins:
- a CDS encoding maleylpyruvate isomerase N-terminal domain-containing protein, with product MGVREDFIAAAEVASRLLRAPAVAASWERPSALPEFSVAGLAGHLAFQVLAVPEILAAPLPSEETVPVLEHYARVAWIDAALDDEISVRIRSGGEQVAADGAESLADRVEAVLGEFRRSLGGTANRPVRIAFWGSWSLTLDDLLLTRTMELVVHADDLAVSVGLATPEFPVNVTDSVIDLLTRLSVRRHGPAAVVRALSRAERAPATITAF from the coding sequence ATGGGTGTTCGGGAGGACTTCATTGCTGCGGCTGAGGTTGCGTCGCGGCTGCTGCGTGCGCCGGCTGTGGCGGCGAGCTGGGAACGGCCGAGTGCGCTTCCGGAGTTCAGCGTGGCGGGGTTGGCGGGGCATCTGGCCTTCCAGGTGCTCGCCGTTCCCGAGATCCTCGCGGCGCCGCTGCCGAGCGAGGAGACCGTACCGGTGCTCGAGCACTACGCCCGGGTGGCGTGGATCGACGCGGCGCTCGACGACGAGATCAGCGTCCGGATCCGCAGCGGTGGCGAACAGGTCGCAGCGGACGGAGCGGAAAGTCTGGCCGATCGGGTCGAGGCGGTTCTCGGCGAATTCCGCCGGAGCCTCGGTGGTACGGCGAACCGCCCGGTGCGGATCGCCTTCTGGGGGTCGTGGTCGCTGACGCTCGACGACCTGCTGCTGACCCGCACGATGGAGCTGGTCGTCCACGCCGACGACCTCGCGGTGAGCGTGGGCCTGGCCACCCCCGAGTTCCCGGTGAACGTGACCGATTCCGTGATAGATCTGCTGACGCGGTTGTCGGTACGGCGCCACGGTCCGGCCGCTGTGGTCCGGGCGCTGTCTCGCGCCGAACGTGCGCCGGCAACCATCACCGCCTTCTGA
- a CDS encoding small ribosomal subunit Rsm22 family protein, giving the protein MSSVDTQLHAALARALHGVPHHELRRRVDALSARYRNEQINDTTPGMSDDLDALAYAVVRMPATYHAIHAALAAVARHVDAPINTHLDLGGGTGAAAWAAAAHWPGLRTEIVERQPAAIHLGKTIAAGNKWRWTTGDLRKWSPGGSTDLLTIAYVLNELTDDARRALVDAAVRCAQTVVVVEPGTPRGHRHILEARDQLLAHGFRIAAPCPHEAPCPATWCHFATRLPRTELRRLLKNGTRNFEDEKFMYVVATHSPIRTAPARVIARPTTPKNRVVLDLCTAAGAAERIVVPKSSELYRAARRTSWGDAW; this is encoded by the coding sequence ATGTCCTCCGTGGACACCCAACTTCATGCTGCCCTCGCCCGCGCGCTGCACGGCGTACCGCATCACGAACTGCGACGCCGCGTCGACGCCCTCTCCGCCCGGTATCGCAACGAGCAGATCAACGACACGACGCCGGGGATGAGCGACGACCTCGATGCCCTCGCGTACGCCGTGGTCCGCATGCCGGCCACCTACCATGCGATCCACGCCGCACTGGCCGCGGTCGCGCGTCACGTCGACGCGCCGATCAACACTCACCTCGACCTCGGCGGCGGTACCGGAGCCGCAGCGTGGGCCGCCGCCGCGCACTGGCCGGGTCTACGCACCGAGATCGTCGAACGCCAACCGGCCGCCATCCACCTGGGCAAGACCATTGCTGCAGGCAACAAGTGGCGCTGGACCACCGGCGACCTTCGCAAGTGGTCTCCCGGCGGATCAACCGACTTGCTGACCATCGCCTATGTCCTCAACGAACTGACGGACGACGCACGGCGTGCACTGGTCGACGCAGCGGTCCGATGCGCGCAGACGGTGGTCGTCGTCGAACCCGGTACGCCGCGAGGTCATCGCCACATCCTCGAAGCGCGCGACCAACTGCTCGCCCACGGTTTCCGCATCGCCGCGCCTTGCCCGCACGAAGCACCGTGCCCCGCGACCTGGTGCCACTTCGCCACCCGCCTCCCGCGCACCGAACTGCGCCGCCTGCTCAAGAACGGCACCCGCAACTTCGAGGACGAGAAGTTCATGTACGTCGTCGCCACCCACAGCCCGATCCGCACGGCCCCGGCTCGGGTGATCGCCCGCCCGACCACCCCGAAGAACCGCGTCGTACTCGACCTGTGCACGGCGGCCGGCGCGGCGGAGCGGATCGTCGTACCGAAGTCCTCTGAGCTGTACCGGGCCGCCCGCCGTACCAGCTGGGGTGATGCCTGGTAG
- a CDS encoding GTP-binding protein: MAHVDAGKTSLTERLLYAAGVIDVVGSVDDGSTQTDSLALERQRGITIKTAVATFAIDELRVNLIDTPGHPDFIAEVERALGVLDGAVLVISAVEGVQAQTRVLMRTLQRLCIPTLIFVNKLDRAGALYEGVLRQIAQKLTSRIVPMGEAADLGTAAAAFKPIVQDDVLLDVLTEHDDDLLQRYVDGAPLALHDVLAQQTRRALVHPVYFGSAITGAGTDALTDGIRDLLPRARSTGGPLDGTVFKVERGPAGEKIAMYGSSTVRRPFATASGTATATARSRPCRRTATATRATASAPGRSANSGACPTSGSATRSPTPTTRQQPDTSRRGSPHRPWRPWSRRAARPTRATCASRSPSSPSRTR; this comes from the coding sequence TTGGCGCATGTTGACGCCGGGAAGACGAGTCTGACGGAGCGGTTGCTCTACGCCGCCGGTGTCATCGACGTGGTGGGCAGCGTCGATGACGGGAGCACCCAGACCGACTCGTTGGCGCTCGAGCGGCAGCGGGGCATCACCATCAAGACGGCGGTGGCGACGTTCGCGATCGACGAGCTGCGGGTCAATCTGATCGATACGCCGGGGCACCCGGACTTCATCGCTGAGGTGGAGCGGGCGTTGGGTGTGCTCGACGGTGCCGTACTGGTGATCTCGGCGGTGGAAGGCGTGCAGGCGCAGACGCGCGTACTGATGCGCACCCTGCAGCGTCTCTGCATCCCCACCCTGATCTTCGTCAACAAACTCGACCGTGCCGGCGCGCTGTACGAGGGTGTGCTGCGGCAGATCGCGCAGAAGCTGACCTCGAGGATCGTCCCGATGGGTGAGGCCGCCGACCTCGGCACCGCGGCGGCGGCGTTCAAGCCGATCGTGCAGGACGACGTACTGCTCGACGTCCTCACCGAGCACGACGACGACCTTCTCCAGCGGTACGTCGACGGCGCTCCGCTCGCGCTGCACGACGTACTCGCGCAGCAGACCCGGCGCGCACTGGTCCACCCGGTCTACTTCGGGTCCGCGATCACCGGCGCCGGCACCGACGCTCTCACCGACGGCATCCGCGACCTGCTTCCCCGCGCCCGCTCGACCGGCGGTCCACTCGACGGCACGGTCTTCAAGGTCGAGCGTGGACCCGCGGGCGAGAAGATCGCTATGTACGGATCTTCGACGGTACGGCGTCCGTTCGCGACCGCGTCCGGTACGGCGACAGCGACGGCAAGATCACGGCCCTGCAGACGTACGGCGACAGCGACCCGGGCGACGGCCTCGGCCCCGGGCAGATCGGCAAACTCTGGGGCCTGCCCGACATCCGGATCGGCGACACGATCACCGACCCCGACCACCCGGCAACAGCCCGACACATCCAGGCGAGGTTCGCCCCACCGACCCTGGAGACCGTGGTCACGCCGCGCCGCCCGTCCGACAAGGGCAACCTGCGCGTCGCGCTCACCCAGCTCGCCGAGCAGGACCCGTTGA
- a CDS encoding SDR family NAD(P)-dependent oxidoreductase yields the protein MQVAVITGGSSGIGQGAAFELARRGTAVVLTYRGGRERALETVKRIEKDGGTAVALPLDVARSDTFDAFRRALTDVLARWDRTTFDFLVSNAGVGQPPVRFEETTAELFDQMVDVHLRGPYFLTQTLLPLLADHGSIVYTTSTSALESARPSPGYSVYASVKGAQIVLTRYLAKELSDRGIRVNAVAPGVTRTRLGDDAFARYPELIPPIAERTALGRIGEADDVGKVIAFLGSPDAGWITAQTIEASGGYEL from the coding sequence ATGCAGGTTGCTGTGATCACCGGCGGAAGTTCCGGCATCGGGCAGGGCGCGGCGTTCGAACTGGCGAGACGCGGTACGGCCGTGGTTCTCACCTACCGCGGCGGCCGCGAACGCGCCCTGGAGACGGTCAAGCGGATCGAGAAGGACGGCGGTACGGCGGTTGCGCTGCCGCTCGATGTCGCGCGGTCGGACACCTTCGACGCGTTCCGCCGGGCGCTGACCGACGTACTCGCGCGCTGGGACCGGACGACGTTCGACTTCCTGGTCAGCAATGCCGGTGTCGGGCAGCCGCCGGTGAGGTTCGAGGAGACGACCGCGGAGCTGTTCGACCAGATGGTCGACGTGCACCTCAGAGGTCCGTACTTCCTCACCCAGACGCTGCTCCCGCTGCTCGCCGATCACGGCTCGATCGTCTACACCACGAGTACGTCGGCGCTCGAGTCGGCGCGGCCTAGTCCTGGGTACTCCGTCTATGCGAGCGTCAAGGGCGCCCAGATCGTTCTCACCCGGTACCTCGCCAAGGAGCTCAGCGACCGCGGCATCCGGGTGAACGCGGTCGCGCCCGGCGTCACCCGGACCCGACTCGGTGACGACGCGTTCGCGCGGTACCCAGAGCTGATTCCGCCGATCGCCGAACGCACCGCGCTCGGCCGGATCGGCGAGGCCGACGACGTCGGCAAGGTGATCGCGTTCCTCGGCTCCCCCGACGCAGGTTGGATCACCGCGCAGACCATCGAGGCGTCCGGCGGGTACGAGCTCTAG
- the pyrH gene encoding UMP kinase, whose translation MYRRLVLKLSGQAIAGSNEFGFSSDRLTHLAAEVIALRATGVQVAVVIGGGNVFRGNRAEDWGIDRVEADNIGMLGTVINAVLLRGRLAALGAHGVRLMTALPIETLAEPYIRLRALRHLEKGSIVLLACGNGQPFTTTDYPSVQRAIELQADALLVAKNGTDGVYDADPNQHPDATRFDHLSYQEVIDRGLGVMDQSAFILARDHHLPLHVFDIDRPHAATTIATGTPVGTLIN comes from the coding sequence ATGTATCGCAGGCTCGTGCTCAAGCTGTCCGGGCAGGCGATCGCCGGCTCCAACGAGTTCGGTTTCAGCAGTGACCGGCTCACCCATCTCGCCGCCGAGGTGATCGCGCTGCGGGCCACCGGTGTCCAGGTCGCGGTGGTGATCGGCGGTGGCAACGTGTTCCGCGGAAACCGCGCCGAGGACTGGGGTATCGACCGCGTCGAGGCCGACAACATCGGCATGCTCGGCACGGTCATCAACGCGGTCCTGCTCCGCGGCCGGCTCGCGGCGCTCGGCGCCCACGGCGTACGGCTGATGACCGCGCTCCCGATCGAGACCCTCGCCGAACCGTACATCCGCCTCCGGGCGCTGCGGCACCTGGAGAAGGGCTCGATCGTCCTGCTTGCCTGCGGCAACGGTCAGCCGTTCACCACGACCGACTACCCGTCCGTCCAGCGAGCGATCGAACTCCAGGCCGACGCCCTCCTGGTCGCCAAGAACGGCACTGACGGAGTGTATGACGCGGACCCGAACCAGCACCCGGACGCCACCCGCTTCGACCACCTCAGCTACCAAGAGGTGATCGACCGAGGCCTCGGCGTCATGGACCAGTCCGCCTTCATCCTCGCCCGGGACCACCACCTCCCCCTCCACGTCTTCGACATAGACCGCCCCCACGCCGCCACCACCATCGCCACCGGCACCCCCGTAGGAACGCTCATCAACTGA
- a CDS encoding VOC family protein, whose amino-acid sequence MSDEGLADWRKLAQAWHARFRTASLAEGARFAQAVGDVCDDPRLEVRLGSTYVDVATRDPAAAGRISAHAAEQGLAADPAAVAQLEIALDTAELVEIGPFWAAVLTGSADAFTGNDVIDPSGRVANLWFQGTTPHEPPRQRFHLDLWVPPEVVPARIEAALAAGGKVVYDDEAPAFTVLADPQGNKVCLCTSEGR is encoded by the coding sequence GTGTCTGACGAGGGTTTGGCCGACTGGCGGAAGCTGGCTCAGGCTTGGCATGCACGGTTCCGTACGGCGTCGCTCGCTGAAGGCGCCCGGTTCGCGCAGGCGGTGGGTGACGTGTGCGATGACCCGCGACTTGAAGTGCGTCTCGGCTCGACGTACGTCGACGTCGCGACGCGCGACCCGGCCGCGGCCGGGCGGATCAGCGCACACGCGGCTGAACAGGGGCTCGCCGCCGATCCGGCCGCGGTCGCGCAGCTGGAGATCGCACTGGACACTGCGGAGCTGGTGGAGATCGGGCCGTTCTGGGCGGCAGTGCTGACCGGCAGCGCGGACGCGTTCACCGGCAACGACGTCATCGATCCAAGCGGCCGCGTCGCGAACCTGTGGTTCCAAGGCACGACACCACATGAGCCACCCAGGCAGCGGTTCCACCTCGACCTGTGGGTGCCGCCCGAGGTCGTACCGGCGCGGATCGAGGCGGCACTCGCGGCGGGCGGCAAGGTCGTGTACGACGACGAGGCGCCGGCGTTCACTGTGCTGGCGGATCCGCAGGGGAACAAGGTTTGTTTGTGTACGTCGGAGGGGCGTTGA
- a CDS encoding AraC family transcriptional regulator, translating into MDELRRLILRAAGREAVIDGLLVSVVEATTPPTSGLASPTFALVAQGRKRLALGSEVFEYGAGDYLVVSVELPVTGHFVEASVDEPCLGVGLELRAEAIAALLLDVADKPGAPVRGLVVSRASDELVDAVVRLLRLVDSPDDARVLAPLVQQEILWRLLRGTQGAAVRDIGLADSSLSHVARVIRWIREHYAEPFRIDDLADMAGLSTSAFHRHFRTVTELTPIQFQKKIRLQEARLRVVGLGEDVTSAGYAVGYESPSQFSREYRREFGTPPSRDQAGSGKSVAAMI; encoded by the coding sequence ATGGACGAGTTGCGGCGGTTGATTTTGAGGGCCGCCGGGCGGGAGGCGGTGATCGACGGGTTGTTGGTGTCGGTGGTGGAGGCGACGACGCCGCCGACCAGCGGGTTGGCCTCGCCCACGTTTGCGTTGGTGGCTCAAGGGCGGAAGCGGTTGGCGTTGGGCTCGGAGGTGTTCGAGTACGGGGCTGGGGATTACCTGGTGGTGTCGGTGGAGTTGCCGGTGACCGGGCACTTTGTCGAGGCATCGGTCGACGAGCCTTGTCTCGGGGTCGGGCTCGAGTTGCGGGCCGAGGCGATCGCGGCGTTGTTGCTCGACGTGGCCGACAAGCCCGGTGCGCCGGTTCGGGGGCTGGTGGTCAGCCGCGCGTCGGACGAGTTGGTGGATGCAGTCGTGCGGCTGCTTCGGTTGGTCGACTCGCCGGACGATGCGCGGGTGCTCGCGCCGTTGGTGCAGCAGGAGATCCTCTGGCGGTTGCTGCGCGGTACTCAAGGAGCCGCCGTTCGCGACATCGGCCTCGCCGACAGCAGCCTGTCGCATGTCGCTCGGGTGATCCGGTGGATCCGCGAGCACTACGCCGAGCCGTTCCGGATCGACGACCTGGCCGACATGGCCGGTCTCAGTACGTCGGCGTTCCACCGGCACTTCCGTACCGTCACCGAGCTCACGCCGATCCAGTTCCAGAAGAAGATCCGGTTGCAGGAGGCGCGACTGCGGGTGGTCGGGCTCGGTGAGGACGTGACGAGTGCCGGGTACGCCGTCGGGTACGAGAGTCCGTCCCAGTTCAGCCGCGAGTATCGGCGCGAGTTCGGAACGCCGCCGAGCCGCGATCAGGCAGGATCAGGCAAGTCCGTGGCAGCAATGATCTAA